One segment of Meriones unguiculatus strain TT.TT164.6M chromosome X, Bangor_MerUng_6.1, whole genome shotgun sequence DNA contains the following:
- the CXHXorf66 gene encoding uncharacterized protein CXorf66 homolog, with translation MKVHIYVLFLSIWTINCLDRNQTTESSSTTTTTSTTTTSRPSGSKMDDFRKRLLGFIIGIMIIAFTLTCFCLLHYNCIVEESHVPAGLNKENIAAISSWVSKVSAYQPEMITEDIPEAQPLLNSDQVSGPSCQEKPQTPNSAVKSIQPSSPQKSCASPDSQKSTIHSNTENTSTTCSVKKSNRQLDTKKSTKTSRFQKFRKSHLERSGKKQGLKKSQKLPPTCKLPSKVNLSSSEKQVIPRWLDILQSSATLSCPSLSHDQIGPTKTTKIKKTNQSRGHDLKRSVSRGVSSTPTPPKACGHYKEKCLVCSSPVCLPIGHSGMERKQAEIIHVSREMKPSPQPFYEIDYNYNEAKYENCSYLDMSNASMGTYDSEDSDAEIIIICGTSHDKDILDKDTLSY, from the exons ATGAAGGTTCATATTTATGTCCTTTTCTTGTCCATTTGGACAATTAATTGTTTAGATAGAAACCAAACTACTGAATCGTCgtctactactactactacttctACTACTACTA CGTCTAGACCATCTGGATCAAAAATGGATGATTTTAGAAAACGCCTACTTGGTTTCATAATTGGAATTATGATCATAGCCTTCACCCTTACTTGTTTTTGTCTACTCCATTATAATTGTATCGTCGAGGAATCCCATGTACCAGCAGG GCTCAACAAGGAAAATATAGCAGCTATATCATCCTGGGTATCCAAAGTTTCAGCCTATCAACCTGAAATGATAACTGAGGACATTCCAGAGGCTCAACCTCTATTAAATTCAGACCAAGTATCTGGGCCCTCATGTCAAGAAAAACCACAAACACCAAACAGTGCAGTAAAATCAATTCAGCCTTCAAGTCCACAAAAGTCATGTGCATCACCTGATTCACAAAAATCAACGATACActcaaatacagaaaatacatcCACAACATGCAGTGTAAAAAAGTCAAACAGGCAATTAGatacaaaaaaatcaactaaGACATCAAGGTTCCAAAAATTTCGTAAGTCTCACCTGGAACGATCAGGTAAGAAACAAGGCCTCAAAAAGTCACAGAAGCTCCCTCCCACCTGTAAATTACCTAGTAAAGTCAATTTATCCAGTTCAGAGAAGCAAGTCATACCACGTTGGCTAGATATTCTACAATCTTCAGCTACACTGTCTTGTCCATCACTCTCACATGATCAAATCGGGCCCaccaaaacaaccaaaataaagaaaacaaaccagtCACGTGGACATGATCTAAAAAGGTCAGTAAGTAGAGGTGTGTCAAGCACACCTACACCACCCAAAGCTTGCGGACATTATAAGGAAAAATGCCTTGTTTGTAGTTCTCCTGTATGTCTTCCCATTGGTCATTCTGGGATGGAGAGGAAACAAGCTGAAATCATTCATGTTTCAAGGGAAAtgaagccatctccccaacctttTTATGAAATAGATTACAATTACAATGAAGCGAAGTACGAGAACTGTTCTTATCTGGACATGAGTAATGCTAGTATGGGAACATATGATAGTGAAGACAGTGATGCAGAAATAATCATTATTTGTGGCACAAGTCATGATAAGGATATCTTGGATAAAGACACCTTAAGTTATTAA